One Pantoea trifolii genomic region harbors:
- a CDS encoding AzlC family ABC transporter permease, with protein MRLGAVPLDRGVIKAIFLVCLADGIVGLSYGSLAAAEGFPLWVPIALSTLVLAGASEFLFIGIVAGGGSPLTAAAAGLLVNARHLPFGIAVKDLVGKGSRSLLGCHIMNDESVVFGISQPKLAQRRAAYWICGLGIFTIWPLSVIGGAVIGRFIPDVSAIGLDAVFPAILIALIFPALRQRRTLIPATLGTALSVLATPFVPAGMPVLFSLLGLLSWRERKNAK; from the coding sequence ATGCGTCTGGGTGCAGTGCCGCTTGATCGCGGAGTAATAAAAGCCATATTCCTGGTTTGTCTGGCCGACGGTATTGTCGGGCTTTCTTACGGTTCGCTGGCGGCGGCCGAAGGTTTTCCGCTGTGGGTGCCCATTGCACTCTCAACCCTGGTGCTGGCCGGTGCGTCGGAATTTCTGTTTATCGGCATTGTGGCGGGCGGCGGCAGTCCATTGACCGCAGCAGCGGCTGGGTTGTTGGTTAACGCGCGGCATTTGCCGTTTGGTATTGCGGTGAAAGATCTGGTGGGCAAAGGCAGCCGCAGTCTGTTGGGGTGCCACATCATGAATGATGAAAGCGTGGTGTTTGGTATTTCTCAGCCAAAACTGGCGCAGCGTCGCGCCGCGTACTGGATTTGCGGTTTGGGCATTTTTACCATCTGGCCGCTGTCGGTGATTGGCGGTGCGGTGATCGGCCGCTTTATTCCCGATGTCTCGGCCATTGGTTTAGATGCGGTGTTCCCGGCGATCCTGATTGCCCTGATTTTCCCGGCGCTGCGTCAGCGTCGCACGCTGATCCCCGCTACGCTTGGCACAGCGCTCTCTGTGCTGGCGACGCCGTTTGTGCCAGCGGGCATGCCGGTGCTGTTTTCATTGCTGGGATTACTGAGCTGGCGGGAGCGTAAAAATGCAAAATAA
- a CDS encoding AzlD domain-containing protein, whose product MQNNLIIGGIALLAVGTYAIRFAGYRLGSRMQMSDRARNMLSDAATVLLLAVAVTTALFEGTHFAGVARIAGVLFAVFLAWRRTPLILVIIGAALMTALLRYFGVP is encoded by the coding sequence ATGCAAAATAATCTGATCATTGGCGGTATCGCGCTGCTGGCGGTAGGCACTTATGCGATCCGCTTCGCCGGTTATCGCCTTGGCAGCCGTATGCAGATGTCGGATCGCGCGCGCAACATGCTGTCTGATGCCGCCACCGTTTTGTTGCTAGCGGTAGCCGTAACCACCGCGCTGTTTGAAGGCACGCACTTCGCTGGCGTAGCGCGCATCGCTGGCGTGCTGTTTGCAGTATTTTTGGCCTGGCGGCGCACACCGTTGATTCTGGTAATTATCGGTGCTGCGCTAATGACCGCGTTGCTACGCTACTTCGGCGTGCCCTGA